The following proteins come from a genomic window of Ailuropoda melanoleuca isolate Jingjing chromosome 2, ASM200744v2, whole genome shotgun sequence:
- the ANKRD35 gene encoding ankyrin repeat domain-containing protein 35 isoform X2, whose product MKRFFSCSSSQVAVERWNRRDQKLLEAVQRGDVGRVAALASRKSARPTKLNSNGQSPFHLAASKGLTECLTILLVNGADINSKNEDGSTALHLATISCQPQCVKVLLQHGANEDAVDAENRSPLHWAASSGCASSVLLLCDHEAFLDVLDNDGRTPLMIASLGGHAAICSQLLQRGARVNVTDKDDKSALILACEKGSAEVAELLLSHGADAGAADSLGHDALHYALGTQDKVLCRLLRQALDRRGQRAGQGLVQHPDLACQASPSEPRVGSPPKSPWRAEPEEEQEEEEEEDPCSEEWRRKYEEEQRKVSQLEQELVRKTEEAKAQAAAYLGLENRIREQVQELGLLLSPEPGAPGGQGSGLRPGGDGMEQGCPLGLLAERIQELRKQQQTAAAAAAAAAANAVLASKKAADSASGEIQHEAHGRVQPEERGPPQSPRCETIGKATGQQLSTNGGQALGPEYMDKPHAGPKERPQAPGADPIGTVAEPAGPAAMNQLLLQLREELAAVWREKDAARGALSRPVLEGALGTPRAEAAAAAWEKMEARLEQVLVRLDRAKAGLQGKPQAPAQEPREGAPKAGPATITKEHEGREKRAPGARGEPLGAPGGERTPAGGPAKGQLEKEVVALRLSNSNLLEELGELGQERQRLQGELQSLSQRLQRDFVPKPEAQVQLQQLRRSVGLLTDELATEKEATEKLRRRLASQSSGLRGLWDYLPPDLVGKGSAGRTAEPLEELQACISTLVEQHREAQKALARLEEENQQLRGPPAPRGEPGILSKAPAPPQVAALEQDLGKLEEELRAVQATMSGKSQEIGKLKQLLYQATEEVAELRAREAASLRQHEKTRGSLVAQAQAWGQELKALLEKYNTACREMGRLREAVAEERRRSGDLAARAAEQERQAGEMCARSQQFERTAEQFKDKVEHLIGACRDKEAKIKELLKKMEQLSEEVLAVRGENARLALQLQDSQKNHEEIISTYRNHLLNAAQGYMEQDVYNILLRILSIQE is encoded by the exons GTTCCATCTGGCAGCCTCCAAAGGCCTGACAGAATGTCTAACTATACTGCTTGTGAACGGGGCTGATATCAACAGCAAGAATGAAGATG gaaGCACTGCCCTGCACCTGGCCACCATCTCCTGCCAGCCACAATGTGTCAAAGTCCTGCTGCAG CACGGTGCCAATGAAGATGCTGTGGACGCAGAAAATCGTAGTCCGTTGCACTGGGCAG CCTCATCTGGCTGTGCCTCCAGTGTGCTCCTGCTGTGTGACCACGAAGCCTTCCTGGACGTCCTAGATAAC GATGGACGGACACCCCTGATGATTGCATCGCTGGGTGGTCATGCAGCTATCTGCTCACAGCTACTGCAGAGAGGGGCCCGAGTTAATGTCACAGACAAGGACGACAA ATCGGCTCTGATCCTGGCCTGTGAGAAAGGTAGCGCCGAGGTGGCTGAGCTGCTCCTGAGCCACGGAGCGGATGCAGGGGCGGCGGACAGCCTGGGGCACGACGCTCTGCATTATGCTCTGGGCACACAAGACAAGGTGCTGTGCCGGCTGCTGCGGCAGGCTCTGGACCGGCGGGGGCAGCGGGCAG GTCAGGGGCTTGTTCAACATCCAGATCTTGCCTGCCAG GCCTCTCCATCTGAGCCTCGGGTGGGTTCTCCACCTAAGAGTCCATGGAGAGCAGAGCccgaggaggagcaggaggaagaggaagaggaagacccATGCTCAGAGGAGTGGAGGCGGAAGtatgaggaggagcagaggaaggttTCTCAGCTGGAGCAGGAGCTGGTGCGAAAGACTGAAGAGGCGAAGGCTCAAGCGGCAGCCTACCTGGGCCTGGAGAACCGGATTCGAGAGCAGGTGCAGGAGCTGGGGCTCCTCCTATCTCCAGAGCCtggagctccaggagggcagggctctGGTCTCCGGCCCGGAGGAGACGGCATGGAGCAGGGCTGTCCCTTGGGCCTGCTGGCCGAGCGCATTCAAGAGCTAAGGAAGCAGCAGCAGACagcagccgcagccgcagccgcagccgcagccaACGCAGTATTAGCTTCTAAGAAGGCTGCGGATTCAGCCTCGGGGGAGATTCAGCATGAAGCCCATGGAAGGGTCCAACCAGAAGAACGAGGGCCACCCCAGAGCCCAAGGTGTGAGACCATTGGGAAAGCCACAGGACAGCAGCTAAGCACCAACGGGGGACAGGCCCTTGGCCCTGAATATATGGACAAGCCACATGCTGGTCCGAAAGagaggccccaggccccaggcgcTGACCCGATAGgcacagtggctgaaccagcGGGCCCCGCAGCCATGAATCAGCTCCTGCTACAACTGAGGGAGGAGCTGGCTGCGGTGTGGCGAGAGAAGGATGCTGCCCGGGGGGCTCTGTCCAGACCGGTCCTGGAGGGGGCTCTGGGGACACCCCGGGCCGAGGCTGCAGCAGCGGCCTGGGAGAAGATGGAGGCCAGGCTGGAGCAGGTGCTGGTGAGGCTGGATAGGGCAAAGGCAGGATTACAGGGGAAACCTCAGGCCCCTGcccaggagcccagagagggggCCCCAAAGGCAGGCCCAGCGACCATCACCAAAGAGcatgaagggagggagaagagggctccTGGGGCTCGGGGAGagcctctgggggcgcctggaggGGAACGGACGCCCGCAGGAGGTCCAGCAAAGGGACAGCTGGAGAAGGAGGTAGTGGCTCTGAGACTGAGCAATAGTAACTTgctggaggagctgggggagctggggcaggagaggcagcGCTTGCAGGGGGAGCTGCAGTCCCTGAGCCAGCGGCTACAGCGGGATTTCGTTCCCAAGCCAGAGGCGCAGGTCCAGCTGCAGCAGCTGCGGCGGAGCGTGGGGCTGCTGACCGATGAGCTGGCCACGGAGAAGGAGGCCACCGAGAAGTTGCGCAGGCGCCTGGCCTCGCAGAGCAGTGGGCTCCGAGGGCTGTGGGACTACCTGCCGCCAGACCTGGTGGGCAAGGGGAGCGCAGGGCGCACGGCGGAGCCCCTGGAGGAGCTGCAGGCCTGCATCAGCACCCTGGTGGAGCAGCACCGCGAGGCCCAGAAGGCGCTGGCTCGCCTGGAGGAGGAAAACCAGCAGCTGCGGGGGCCTCCTGCCCCCCGCGGGGAGCCGGGCATCTTGTCGAAGGCCCCAGCACCCCCCCAGGTGGCCGCTCTGGAGCAAGacctggggaagctggaggaggagctgcGGGCGGTCCAGGCCACGATGAGCGGGAAGAGCCAGGAGATCGGGAAGCTGAAGCAGCTGCTCTACCAGGCCACCGAGGAAGTGGCCGAGCTGCGGGCTCGGGAGGCCGCCAGCCTGCGGCAGCACGAGAAGACTCGGGGCTCTCTGgtggcccaggcccaggcttGGGGCCAGGAGCTGAAGGCTCTGCTGGAGAAGTACAACACAGCGTGCCGGGAGATGGGTCGGCTGCGCGAGGCCGTGGCGGAGGAGCGCCGCCGGAGCGGGGACCTGGCGGCGCGCGCGGCCGAGCAGGAGCGCCAGGCGGGCGAGATGTGCGCGCGCTCGCAGCAGTTTGAGAGAACAGCCGAGCAGTTCAAAGACAAGGTGGAGCATCTCATTGGGGCATGCCGGGACAAGGAGGCCAAG ATCAAGGAATTGTTGAAGAAGATGGAGCAGCTTTCAGAGGAGGTCTTAGCAGTTCGGGGAGAAAATGCTCGCCTTGCCCTGCAGCTGCAG GATTCCCAGAAGAACCACGAAGAGATCATCTCCACCTATAGGAACCATCTGCTGAATGCTGCTCAG GGCTACATGGAACAAGATGTGTACAATATCTTGCTGCGTATCCTCAGCATCCAGGAGTGA
- the ANKRD35 gene encoding ankyrin repeat domain-containing protein 35 isoform X1, with translation MHLEFLEEVTLLPMFSQNPTQGRLQKVERWNRRDQKLLEAVQRGDVGRVAALASRKSARPTKLNSNGQSPFHLAASKGLTECLTILLVNGADINSKNEDGSTALHLATISCQPQCVKVLLQHGANEDAVDAENRSPLHWAASSGCASSVLLLCDHEAFLDVLDNDGRTPLMIASLGGHAAICSQLLQRGARVNVTDKDDKSALILACEKGSAEVAELLLSHGADAGAADSLGHDALHYALGTQDKVLCRLLRQALDRRGQRAGQGLVQHPDLACQASPSEPRVGSPPKSPWRAEPEEEQEEEEEEDPCSEEWRRKYEEEQRKVSQLEQELVRKTEEAKAQAAAYLGLENRIREQVQELGLLLSPEPGAPGGQGSGLRPGGDGMEQGCPLGLLAERIQELRKQQQTAAAAAAAAAANAVLASKKAADSASGEIQHEAHGRVQPEERGPPQSPRCETIGKATGQQLSTNGGQALGPEYMDKPHAGPKERPQAPGADPIGTVAEPAGPAAMNQLLLQLREELAAVWREKDAARGALSRPVLEGALGTPRAEAAAAAWEKMEARLEQVLVRLDRAKAGLQGKPQAPAQEPREGAPKAGPATITKEHEGREKRAPGARGEPLGAPGGERTPAGGPAKGQLEKEVVALRLSNSNLLEELGELGQERQRLQGELQSLSQRLQRDFVPKPEAQVQLQQLRRSVGLLTDELATEKEATEKLRRRLASQSSGLRGLWDYLPPDLVGKGSAGRTAEPLEELQACISTLVEQHREAQKALARLEEENQQLRGPPAPRGEPGILSKAPAPPQVAALEQDLGKLEEELRAVQATMSGKSQEIGKLKQLLYQATEEVAELRAREAASLRQHEKTRGSLVAQAQAWGQELKALLEKYNTACREMGRLREAVAEERRRSGDLAARAAEQERQAGEMCARSQQFERTAEQFKDKVEHLIGACRDKEAKIKELLKKMEQLSEEVLAVRGENARLALQLQDSQKNHEEIISTYRNHLLNAAQGYMEQDVYNILLRILSIQE, from the exons GTTCCATCTGGCAGCCTCCAAAGGCCTGACAGAATGTCTAACTATACTGCTTGTGAACGGGGCTGATATCAACAGCAAGAATGAAGATG gaaGCACTGCCCTGCACCTGGCCACCATCTCCTGCCAGCCACAATGTGTCAAAGTCCTGCTGCAG CACGGTGCCAATGAAGATGCTGTGGACGCAGAAAATCGTAGTCCGTTGCACTGGGCAG CCTCATCTGGCTGTGCCTCCAGTGTGCTCCTGCTGTGTGACCACGAAGCCTTCCTGGACGTCCTAGATAAC GATGGACGGACACCCCTGATGATTGCATCGCTGGGTGGTCATGCAGCTATCTGCTCACAGCTACTGCAGAGAGGGGCCCGAGTTAATGTCACAGACAAGGACGACAA ATCGGCTCTGATCCTGGCCTGTGAGAAAGGTAGCGCCGAGGTGGCTGAGCTGCTCCTGAGCCACGGAGCGGATGCAGGGGCGGCGGACAGCCTGGGGCACGACGCTCTGCATTATGCTCTGGGCACACAAGACAAGGTGCTGTGCCGGCTGCTGCGGCAGGCTCTGGACCGGCGGGGGCAGCGGGCAG GTCAGGGGCTTGTTCAACATCCAGATCTTGCCTGCCAG GCCTCTCCATCTGAGCCTCGGGTGGGTTCTCCACCTAAGAGTCCATGGAGAGCAGAGCccgaggaggagcaggaggaagaggaagaggaagacccATGCTCAGAGGAGTGGAGGCGGAAGtatgaggaggagcagaggaaggttTCTCAGCTGGAGCAGGAGCTGGTGCGAAAGACTGAAGAGGCGAAGGCTCAAGCGGCAGCCTACCTGGGCCTGGAGAACCGGATTCGAGAGCAGGTGCAGGAGCTGGGGCTCCTCCTATCTCCAGAGCCtggagctccaggagggcagggctctGGTCTCCGGCCCGGAGGAGACGGCATGGAGCAGGGCTGTCCCTTGGGCCTGCTGGCCGAGCGCATTCAAGAGCTAAGGAAGCAGCAGCAGACagcagccgcagccgcagccgcagccgcagccaACGCAGTATTAGCTTCTAAGAAGGCTGCGGATTCAGCCTCGGGGGAGATTCAGCATGAAGCCCATGGAAGGGTCCAACCAGAAGAACGAGGGCCACCCCAGAGCCCAAGGTGTGAGACCATTGGGAAAGCCACAGGACAGCAGCTAAGCACCAACGGGGGACAGGCCCTTGGCCCTGAATATATGGACAAGCCACATGCTGGTCCGAAAGagaggccccaggccccaggcgcTGACCCGATAGgcacagtggctgaaccagcGGGCCCCGCAGCCATGAATCAGCTCCTGCTACAACTGAGGGAGGAGCTGGCTGCGGTGTGGCGAGAGAAGGATGCTGCCCGGGGGGCTCTGTCCAGACCGGTCCTGGAGGGGGCTCTGGGGACACCCCGGGCCGAGGCTGCAGCAGCGGCCTGGGAGAAGATGGAGGCCAGGCTGGAGCAGGTGCTGGTGAGGCTGGATAGGGCAAAGGCAGGATTACAGGGGAAACCTCAGGCCCCTGcccaggagcccagagagggggCCCCAAAGGCAGGCCCAGCGACCATCACCAAAGAGcatgaagggagggagaagagggctccTGGGGCTCGGGGAGagcctctgggggcgcctggaggGGAACGGACGCCCGCAGGAGGTCCAGCAAAGGGACAGCTGGAGAAGGAGGTAGTGGCTCTGAGACTGAGCAATAGTAACTTgctggaggagctgggggagctggggcaggagaggcagcGCTTGCAGGGGGAGCTGCAGTCCCTGAGCCAGCGGCTACAGCGGGATTTCGTTCCCAAGCCAGAGGCGCAGGTCCAGCTGCAGCAGCTGCGGCGGAGCGTGGGGCTGCTGACCGATGAGCTGGCCACGGAGAAGGAGGCCACCGAGAAGTTGCGCAGGCGCCTGGCCTCGCAGAGCAGTGGGCTCCGAGGGCTGTGGGACTACCTGCCGCCAGACCTGGTGGGCAAGGGGAGCGCAGGGCGCACGGCGGAGCCCCTGGAGGAGCTGCAGGCCTGCATCAGCACCCTGGTGGAGCAGCACCGCGAGGCCCAGAAGGCGCTGGCTCGCCTGGAGGAGGAAAACCAGCAGCTGCGGGGGCCTCCTGCCCCCCGCGGGGAGCCGGGCATCTTGTCGAAGGCCCCAGCACCCCCCCAGGTGGCCGCTCTGGAGCAAGacctggggaagctggaggaggagctgcGGGCGGTCCAGGCCACGATGAGCGGGAAGAGCCAGGAGATCGGGAAGCTGAAGCAGCTGCTCTACCAGGCCACCGAGGAAGTGGCCGAGCTGCGGGCTCGGGAGGCCGCCAGCCTGCGGCAGCACGAGAAGACTCGGGGCTCTCTGgtggcccaggcccaggcttGGGGCCAGGAGCTGAAGGCTCTGCTGGAGAAGTACAACACAGCGTGCCGGGAGATGGGTCGGCTGCGCGAGGCCGTGGCGGAGGAGCGCCGCCGGAGCGGGGACCTGGCGGCGCGCGCGGCCGAGCAGGAGCGCCAGGCGGGCGAGATGTGCGCGCGCTCGCAGCAGTTTGAGAGAACAGCCGAGCAGTTCAAAGACAAGGTGGAGCATCTCATTGGGGCATGCCGGGACAAGGAGGCCAAG ATCAAGGAATTGTTGAAGAAGATGGAGCAGCTTTCAGAGGAGGTCTTAGCAGTTCGGGGAGAAAATGCTCGCCTTGCCCTGCAGCTGCAG GATTCCCAGAAGAACCACGAAGAGATCATCTCCACCTATAGGAACCATCTGCTGAATGCTGCTCAG GGCTACATGGAACAAGATGTGTACAATATCTTGCTGCGTATCCTCAGCATCCAGGAGTGA